In a single window of the Leptospira sanjuanensis genome:
- the ruvB gene encoding Holliday junction branch migration DNA helicase RuvB, producing MSKSHTLNPEEEFEEESGLRPSLLSEFIGQKEVLENLSIYVQAAKNRRRALDHVLISGPPGLGKTTLAGIVSNELGTRLTVTSAPVITKGADLARLLTSMGENEILFIDEIHTLHKKLEEILYPAMENYMIDLVIGEGVTAQTVQIPLKPFTLIGATTRSGLISEPLKSRFGIQLRLDYYGDEEMKEIVLRSSKILGVKIEDDAALEIGKRSRKTPRIANHLLKRIRDFSEVEGNPAVKKELCLKAFEKMGIDDLGLDAMDRQILGCMIDRYKGGPVGLKAIAVVVGEEEKTIEDTYESFMVRIGLINRTPAGRVATEKAYRQLKRLEEFSGNHGQDPTLF from the coding sequence TTGTCAAAATCCCATACGCTCAATCCGGAAGAAGAATTTGAAGAAGAGTCGGGCTTACGTCCTTCTCTTCTTTCCGAATTTATAGGCCAGAAAGAAGTCCTCGAAAATCTTAGCATTTATGTGCAAGCGGCCAAGAACCGCAGACGCGCACTGGATCACGTTTTGATTTCCGGTCCTCCCGGTCTCGGGAAGACGACTCTTGCGGGAATCGTTTCCAACGAACTCGGAACCAGACTTACCGTAACATCCGCTCCCGTCATTACCAAAGGAGCGGACTTGGCCCGTCTTCTTACGAGTATGGGCGAGAATGAAATCCTATTCATAGACGAGATTCATACGCTTCATAAAAAACTCGAAGAGATTCTCTATCCCGCAATGGAGAATTACATGATCGATCTCGTGATCGGCGAAGGCGTTACTGCGCAAACCGTTCAAATTCCTTTGAAACCGTTTACGCTCATAGGCGCTACCACCCGCAGCGGTCTGATCAGCGAACCTCTCAAAAGCCGTTTCGGAATTCAACTTCGTCTCGATTATTACGGCGACGAAGAGATGAAGGAAATCGTTCTGCGTTCCTCGAAAATTCTCGGAGTGAAGATCGAAGACGATGCCGCCCTTGAAATCGGAAAACGTTCCCGAAAAACTCCGCGGATCGCAAACCATCTTTTAAAAAGAATCCGCGACTTCAGCGAAGTGGAAGGCAATCCCGCGGTGAAAAAGGAGCTTTGTCTCAAAGCCTTTGAAAAGATGGGGATTGACGACCTGGGACTGGATGCTATGGATAGACAGATCCTCGGATGTATGATCGATCGTTATAAAGGCGGCCCTGTCGGCTTAAAGGCGATCGCCGTCGTCGTGGGCGAGGAAGAGAAGACGATCGAAGACACCTATGAATCCTTTATGGTCCGCATCGGTCTCATCAACAGAACTCCCGCCGGTCGTGTTGCGACCGAAAAGGCGTACAGACAACTGAAGCGATTGGAAGAATTTTCCGGAAACCATGGACAAGACCCGACTTTATTCTGA